In Panicum virgatum strain AP13 chromosome 4N, P.virgatum_v5, whole genome shotgun sequence, a single window of DNA contains:
- the LOC120668730 gene encoding probable histone acetyltransferase HAC-like 1 isoform X6, whose amino-acid sequence MNVPGQMSGQPAQMNLGGGRGLQQHQPLQVASCHLDMDPQFLKMRSIMHRNIVDRLMKTQNFAENQSLEKIADRLEKFLYRQHPTKADYYAMLKEPIDPHLQVAVRAFSNHGGHQRQQMSHQTPTSSRCGTMVPTPGISQSSMSDGYQDPSINVLQNSMAISDSSVMCPVGMQRQVAHMIPTPGFSHHQLLSPNPAYSNGAGYLNGESNDIQQVHEQKPVPFSINQSSYSMQHLGTHVGSGVHSRILEDSSPYGLSDPQINGDMGLPGPNMQLPYRTVGAKEFMNLPPYGNSPEKPLQQEFICHLPRGTPTSSCVSGNFYGTVSSSSTPTGNQNMNAAQILSTSRMEFALLTSQTTQQPLQPKSVIKSEFVKESELGSCRDEQLFNQEILPYDELMYSDKSNQTYRQYVSDNNIQVTMDSQQLLSSHVKDTELMNSMFQRTMSQDAAEQHFSPDWLNTGCAMTPIDHKLSKLPSKGSEQATNKCYLQSRWPIMFIHANFCPGPFRGSCKSQDCAHAQEILKHSNDCQVRDCLYGQCKQSKEAIYHYNNCVNKHCLICREAFESLSHYCDQTSKQNTIERSINGAHGDRMGINMVAAETFDDQPPISKRLRLQPMPPNVFDCDDAYVPQACPNFVSQQAHPKHLGQDRRIFPKQEQNIEIDIQPPQRVEIIGSGTIGKTSAIQSYEIPGVSNGVSNELDSHIKKENWLPNKDTNESALDIKDSANGSTNAMMPNIEKTKRKGISLMELFTPDQIYEHVRSLRQWVGQSKAKAEKNQVIGHSENLNSCQLCKVEKLFFEPPPKYCSSCGARIKRNAPYYSGSITESGSYYFCVPCYSESRSESILVNNIQLLKTKLAKKRNDDELEEAWVACDKCKRWQHQICALFNAKRNDEEKDAEYICHSCYIQEIENGMRTPLPQNTIPGAKDLQRTVLSDHIEERLFQRLKEERQNRANKYGKKFDEVPGAEGLVVRVVSSVDKKLEVKPHFLEIFREENYPAEFPYRSKAILLFQRIEGVEVCLFGMYVQEFGAECAFPNQRWVYLSYLDSVKYFRPEIETVSGEALRTFVYHEILIGYLQYCKQRGFTSCYIWACPPFKGEDYIMYCHPEIQKTPKSDKLREWYLSMLRKATNEGIVVELTNLYEHFFNPKTDCKAKVTAARLPYFDGDYWPGAAEDIINQICLPEDDRNLQKKGKLKKTITKRSLKLAGITDLSGNASKDAMLMQKLGEAIYPMKEDLITVHLQYSCHHCCIPMVSGRRWVCNQCKSFYICDKCYNVEEQHEEKERHPSNSTDFHILHPVEIDGVPKDTKDRDGILESEFFDTRQAFLSLCQGNHYQYDTLRGAKHSSMMVLYHLHNPTEPAFVTTCDICKNDIRTGQGWRCKECDYDECAACYKHNEGANHVHKLTKHPAGSDMDAQQKKSVETTEILLQLLAHAGSCPARGGCHYPNCRKLKSLFHHGAQCKIRSSGGCRLCKKVWSFIQLHARVCKESQCNMPRCRDQKELWRKLQLMQWQSESRRRAAVNQMMMQRQLESSNRAAGNGVNV is encoded by the exons ATGAACGTGCCTGGGCAGATGTCGGGGCAGCCAGCTCAGATGAACTTAGGTGGCGGCAGGGGGCTGCAGCAGCACCAACCTCTGCAAGTTGCTTCGTGCCACCTTGACATGGATCCTCAGTTCTTAAAAATGCGCAGCATCATGCACCGGAATAT AGTTGATCGGCTTATGAAGACACAGAATTTTGCTGAGAACCAGAGCCTTGAGAAAATTGCAGATAGGTTAGAGAAATTTTTGTACAGACAGCATCCAACAAAG GCTGACTACTATGCAATGCTGAAAGAACCAATCGACCCACATTTGCAAGTTGCTGTTAGGGCCTTCTCGAACCATGGTGGTCATCAGCGTCAACAAATGTCGCATCAGACACCAACTTCCTCCCGCTGTGGCACAATGGTTCCAACACCTGGTATCTCTCAAA GTTCCATGTCCGATGGATACCAGGATCCATCCATCAATGTACTACAAAATTCCATGGCTATTAGTGACTCGTCAGTGATGTGTCCAGTGGGTATGCAACGACAGGTAGCTCATATGATTCCAACTCCAGGATTTAGCCATCATCAGCTTTTATCTCCCAATCCTGCTTACTCAAATGGAGCTGGATACCTCAATGGGGAGTCGAATGACATACAACAAGTGCACGAGCAGAAACCGGTGCCATTTTCTATCAACCAAAGTAGCTATTCAATGCAGCATCTAGGTACCCATGTCGGTTCTGGAGTACATTCAAGAATATTGGAGGATTCCTCCCCATATGGTTTGTCAGATCCACAAATCAATGGTGATATGGGTTTGCCTGGCCCGAATATGCAGCTACCATACAGAACTGTAGGAGCAAAAGAATTTATGAATTTACCTCCTTATGGCAATTCACCGGAAAAACCGCTGCAGCAAGAATTCATTTGTCATCTCCCACGGGGAACACCAA CATCTTCTTGTGTTTCTGGGAATTTTTATGGCACCGTTTCTTCAAGTTCAACACCTACAGGTAACCAGAACATGAATGCTGCACAAATATTATCCACTTCAAGAATGGAGTTTGCTTTGCTTACAAGTCAGACAACCCAGCAACCGCTTCAACCAAAATCTGTTATAAAATCTGAG TTTGTGAAGGAATCGGAGCTTGGTTCTTGTCGTGATGAGCAACTATTTAATCAAGAAATTTTACCATATGATGAATTAATGTATTCAGACAAAAGCAACCAGACGTATCGACAATACGTTTCTGATAATAACATTCAGGTCACTATGGATTCTCAGCAGTTATTATCTTCACATGTGAAAGATACTGAACTGATGAATAGTATGTTTCAGAGAACCATGTCACAAGATGCAGCAGAACAACATTTTTCACCTGATTGGCTCAATACTGGTTGTGCTATGACTCCAATTGATCACAAACTATCCAAGCTTCCATCAAAAGGATCTGAACAGGCAACAAATAAATGCTATCTACAATCACGGTGGCCGATCATGTTCATTCATGCAAATTTTTGTCCAGGTCCTTTTAGAGGTAGTTGTAAATCACAAGATTGTGCTCATGCGCAGGAGATATTGAAGCATTCTAATGACTGTCAAGTAAGAGATTGCTTGTATGGTCAATGTAAACAATCAAAAGAGGCTATTTATCACTACAATAATTGTGTCAATAAGCATTGTCTTATATGTAGGGAAGCATTTGAAAGTCTGAGCCACTATTGTGATCAAACAAGCAAGCAGAATACAATTGAAAGGAGTATCAATGGGGCACATGGTGACAGAATGGGCATCAACATGGTGGCAGCTGAAACCTTTGATGATCAACCACCTATATCAAAGAGGTTAAGGTTGCAACCTATGCCTCCTAATGTGTTTGATTGTGATGATGCCTATGTTCCTCAAGCATGCCCAAATTTTGTGTCGCAGCAAGCTCATCCTAAGCATCTTGGGCAGGATAGAAGGATATTCCCGAAACAAGAGCAAAACATTGAGATTGATATACAGCCACCGCAAAGGGTAGAGATAATTGGATCTGGTACTATTGGTAAAACAAGTGCAATTCAAAGTTATGAGATTCCTGGTGTTTCAAATGGTGTTTCAAATGAGCTAGATTCTCATATCAAGAAAGAAAATTGGTTGCCCAATAAAGATACAAATGAAAGTGCTCTAGATATTAAGGATAGTGCAAATGGCTCTACAAATGCCATGATGCCCAACAtagagaaaacaaagagaaaaggTATTTCACTCATGGAATTGTTCACTCCAGATCAAATATATGAACATGTCCGTAGTCTAAGACAGTGGGTTGGTCAG AGTAAGGCTAAAGCTGAAAAGAATCAAGTAATAGGACATTCCGAGAACTTGAACTCATGCCAGCTTTGCAAAGTAGAAAAGCTTTTCTTTGAACCTCCACCTAAATATTGTTCTTCTTGTGGTGCTCGGATAAAACGGAATGCACCATATTATAGTGGTTCTATCACTGAAAGTGGTTCCTACTATTTTTGTGTACCATGTTACAGTGAGTCTCGCAGTGAATCGATTTTAGTGAACAACATTCAACTGCTCAAGACAAAACttgcaaaaaaaagaaacgaTGATGAGCTTGAAGAAGCA TGGGTTGCATGTGACAAATGTAAACGCTGGCAGCACCAGATTTGTGCTCTTTTTAATGCCAAAAGGAATGATGAAGAAAAAGATGCTGAATATATTTGCCATAGTTGTTATATTCAAGAGATAGAAAATGGCATGCGCACACCTTTACCACAGAATACCATTCCTGGGGCAAAAGATCTGCAGAGGACAGTACTTAGCGATCATATTGAAGAGCGCCTTTTTCAACGCCTCAAAGAGGAGAGACAGAACAGGGCCAACAAATATGGGAAAAAATTCGATGAG GTTCCTGGAGCAGAAGGGCTTGTTGTCAGAGTTGTTTCATCAGTGGACAAGAAACTGGAAGTTAAACCACATTTTTTGGAGATTTTTCGAGAAGAGAATTACCCAGCAGAGTTTCCTTACAGGTCCAAG GCCATTCTTTTATTTCAGAGAATAGAAGGTGTGGAAGTATGCCTATTTGGCATGTATGTGCAAGAATTCGGAGCAGAATGTGCATTCCCAAACCAACGCTGGGTTTATTTGTCGTACCTTGATTCTGTCAAATACTTTAGACCTGAGATTGAAACTGTTTCTGGTGAAGCTTTACGGACGTTTGTCTACCATGAAATTCTG ATAGGTTATCTCCAGTATTGTAAGCAGCGGGGGTTCACCAGTTGTTACATATGGGCGTGCCCACCTTTCAAAGGTGAAGATTACATTATGTATTGCCATCCAGAGATTCAGAAGACACCAAAGTCCGACAAACTGCGAGAATG GTACTTATCTATGCTTCGGAAAGCTACTAATGAGGGTATAGTTGTTGAGCTGACCAATCTATACGAGCACTTTTTTAACCCCAAGACAGATTGCAAGGCTAAAGTGACCGCAGCTCGCTTGCCATATTTTGATGGTGATTATTGGCCTGGAGCTGCAGAAGATATAATCAACCAAATTTGCCTTCCAGAAGATGACAGAAATCTGCAGAAGAAGGGAAAGTTAAAGAAGACTATCACAAAAAGATCTTTGAAACTTGCTGGTATTACTGATTTAAGTGGGAATGCTTCGAAGGATGCTATGCTCATGCAAAAG CTCGGAGAAGCCATTTACCCAATGAAAGAAGATCTCATCACGGTCCATTTGCAATATTCTTGCCATCACTGCTGTATCCCTATGGTGTCCGGAAGACGTTGGGTCTGCAATCAATGCAAAAGCTTTTATATCTGTGACAA GTGTTATAATGTAGAAGAACAGCATGAAGAGAAGGAGAGGCACCCGAGTAATAGTACTGACTTCCATATATTGCATCCT GTTGAAATTGATGGGGTGCCTAAAGATACCAAGGACAGAGATGGCATCTTAGAAAGTGAATTTTTTGACACCAGGCAGGCATTCCTGAGTCTCTGTCAAGGAAACCATTATCAATATGATACCCTTCGCGGTGCAAAGCATTCCTCAATGATGGTGCTATACCATCTTCATAATCCAACTGAACCCGCTTTCGTTACCACATGTGATATCTGCAAGAACGATATCAGAACTGGTCAAGGATGGCGGTGCAAAGAATGCGATTATGATGAGTGTGCTGCTTGCTACAAACACAATGAAGGGGCCAATCATGTCCACAAGTTAACTAAGCATCCAGCAGGATCAGACATGGATGCTCAACAAAAGAAGAGTGTTGAAACG
- the LOC120668730 gene encoding probable histone acetyltransferase HAC-like 1 isoform X7, with product MNVPGQMSGQPAQMNLGGGRGLQQHQPLQVASCHLDMDPQFLKMRSIMHRNIVDRLMKTQNFAENQSLEKIADRLEKFLYRQHPTKADYYAMLKEPIDPHLQVAVRAFSNHGGHQRQQMSHQTPTSSRCGTMVPTPGISQSSMSDGYQDPSINVLQNSMAISDSSVMCPVGMQRQVAHMIPTPGFSHHQLLSPNPAYSNGAGYLNGESNDIQQVHEQKPVPFSINQSSYSMQHLGTHVGSGVHSRILEDSSPYGLSDPQINGDMGLPGPNMQLPYRTVGAKEFMNLPPYGNSPEKPLQQEFICHLPRGTPSNQNMNAAQILSTSRMEFALLTSQTTQQPLQPKSVIKSEFVKESELGSCRDEQLFNQEILPYDELMYSDKSNQTYRQYVSDNNIQVTMDSQQLLSSHVKDTELMNSMFQRTMSQDAAEQHFSPDWLNTGCAMTPIDHKLSKLPSKGSEQATNKCYLQSRWPIMFIHANFCPGPFRGSCKSQDCAHAQEILKHSNDCQVRDCLYGQCKQSKEAIYHYNNCVNKHCLICREAFESLSHYCDQTSKQNTIERSINGAHGDRMGINMVAAETFDDQPPISKRLRLQPMPPNVFDCDDAYVPQACPNFVSQQAHPKHLGQDRRIFPKQEQNIEIDIQPPQRVEIIGSGTIGKTSAIQSYEIPGVSNGVSNELDSHIKKENWLPNKDTNESALDIKDSANGSTNAMMPNIEKTKRKGISLMELFTPDQIYEHVRSLRQWVGQSKAKAEKNQVIGHSENLNSCQLCKVEKLFFEPPPKYCSSCGARIKRNAPYYSGSITESGSYYFCVPCYSESRSESILVNNIQLLKTKLAKKRNDDELEEAWVACDKCKRWQHQICALFNAKRNDEEKDAEYICHSCYIQEIENGMRTPLPQNTIPGAKDLQRTVLSDHIEERLFQRLKEERQNRANKYGKKFDEVPGAEGLVVRVVSSVDKKLEVKPHFLEIFREENYPAEFPYRSKAILLFQRIEGVEVCLFGMYVQEFGAECAFPNQRWVYLSYLDSVKYFRPEIETVSGEALRTFVYHEILIGYLQYCKQRGFTSCYIWACPPFKGEDYIMYCHPEIQKTPKSDKLREWYLSMLRKATNEGIVVELTNLYEHFFNPKTDCKAKVTAARLPYFDGDYWPGAAEDIINQICLPEDDRNLQKKGKLKKTITKRSLKLAGITDLSGNASKDAMLMQKLGEAIYPMKEDLITVHLQYSCHHCCIPMVSGRRWVCNQCKSFYICDKCYNVEEQHEEKERHPSNSTDFHILHPVEIDGVPKDTKDRDGILESEFFDTRQAFLSLCQGNHYQYDTLRGAKHSSMMVLYHLHNPTEPAFVTTCDICKNDIRTGQGWRCKECDYDECAACYKHNEGANHVHKLTKHPAGSDMDAQQKKSVETTEILLQLLAHAGSCPARGGCHYPNCRKLKSLFHHGAQCKIRSSGGCRLCKKVWSFIQLHARVCKESQCNMPRCRDQKELWRKLQLMQWQSESRRRAAVNQMMMQRQLESSNRAAGNGVNV from the exons ATGAACGTGCCTGGGCAGATGTCGGGGCAGCCAGCTCAGATGAACTTAGGTGGCGGCAGGGGGCTGCAGCAGCACCAACCTCTGCAAGTTGCTTCGTGCCACCTTGACATGGATCCTCAGTTCTTAAAAATGCGCAGCATCATGCACCGGAATAT AGTTGATCGGCTTATGAAGACACAGAATTTTGCTGAGAACCAGAGCCTTGAGAAAATTGCAGATAGGTTAGAGAAATTTTTGTACAGACAGCATCCAACAAAG GCTGACTACTATGCAATGCTGAAAGAACCAATCGACCCACATTTGCAAGTTGCTGTTAGGGCCTTCTCGAACCATGGTGGTCATCAGCGTCAACAAATGTCGCATCAGACACCAACTTCCTCCCGCTGTGGCACAATGGTTCCAACACCTGGTATCTCTCAAA GTTCCATGTCCGATGGATACCAGGATCCATCCATCAATGTACTACAAAATTCCATGGCTATTAGTGACTCGTCAGTGATGTGTCCAGTGGGTATGCAACGACAGGTAGCTCATATGATTCCAACTCCAGGATTTAGCCATCATCAGCTTTTATCTCCCAATCCTGCTTACTCAAATGGAGCTGGATACCTCAATGGGGAGTCGAATGACATACAACAAGTGCACGAGCAGAAACCGGTGCCATTTTCTATCAACCAAAGTAGCTATTCAATGCAGCATCTAGGTACCCATGTCGGTTCTGGAGTACATTCAAGAATATTGGAGGATTCCTCCCCATATGGTTTGTCAGATCCACAAATCAATGGTGATATGGGTTTGCCTGGCCCGAATATGCAGCTACCATACAGAACTGTAGGAGCAAAAGAATTTATGAATTTACCTCCTTATGGCAATTCACCGGAAAAACCGCTGCAGCAAGAATTCATTTGTCATCTCCCACGGGGAACACCAA GTAACCAGAACATGAATGCTGCACAAATATTATCCACTTCAAGAATGGAGTTTGCTTTGCTTACAAGTCAGACAACCCAGCAACCGCTTCAACCAAAATCTGTTATAAAATCTGAG TTTGTGAAGGAATCGGAGCTTGGTTCTTGTCGTGATGAGCAACTATTTAATCAAGAAATTTTACCATATGATGAATTAATGTATTCAGACAAAAGCAACCAGACGTATCGACAATACGTTTCTGATAATAACATTCAGGTCACTATGGATTCTCAGCAGTTATTATCTTCACATGTGAAAGATACTGAACTGATGAATAGTATGTTTCAGAGAACCATGTCACAAGATGCAGCAGAACAACATTTTTCACCTGATTGGCTCAATACTGGTTGTGCTATGACTCCAATTGATCACAAACTATCCAAGCTTCCATCAAAAGGATCTGAACAGGCAACAAATAAATGCTATCTACAATCACGGTGGCCGATCATGTTCATTCATGCAAATTTTTGTCCAGGTCCTTTTAGAGGTAGTTGTAAATCACAAGATTGTGCTCATGCGCAGGAGATATTGAAGCATTCTAATGACTGTCAAGTAAGAGATTGCTTGTATGGTCAATGTAAACAATCAAAAGAGGCTATTTATCACTACAATAATTGTGTCAATAAGCATTGTCTTATATGTAGGGAAGCATTTGAAAGTCTGAGCCACTATTGTGATCAAACAAGCAAGCAGAATACAATTGAAAGGAGTATCAATGGGGCACATGGTGACAGAATGGGCATCAACATGGTGGCAGCTGAAACCTTTGATGATCAACCACCTATATCAAAGAGGTTAAGGTTGCAACCTATGCCTCCTAATGTGTTTGATTGTGATGATGCCTATGTTCCTCAAGCATGCCCAAATTTTGTGTCGCAGCAAGCTCATCCTAAGCATCTTGGGCAGGATAGAAGGATATTCCCGAAACAAGAGCAAAACATTGAGATTGATATACAGCCACCGCAAAGGGTAGAGATAATTGGATCTGGTACTATTGGTAAAACAAGTGCAATTCAAAGTTATGAGATTCCTGGTGTTTCAAATGGTGTTTCAAATGAGCTAGATTCTCATATCAAGAAAGAAAATTGGTTGCCCAATAAAGATACAAATGAAAGTGCTCTAGATATTAAGGATAGTGCAAATGGCTCTACAAATGCCATGATGCCCAACAtagagaaaacaaagagaaaaggTATTTCACTCATGGAATTGTTCACTCCAGATCAAATATATGAACATGTCCGTAGTCTAAGACAGTGGGTTGGTCAG AGTAAGGCTAAAGCTGAAAAGAATCAAGTAATAGGACATTCCGAGAACTTGAACTCATGCCAGCTTTGCAAAGTAGAAAAGCTTTTCTTTGAACCTCCACCTAAATATTGTTCTTCTTGTGGTGCTCGGATAAAACGGAATGCACCATATTATAGTGGTTCTATCACTGAAAGTGGTTCCTACTATTTTTGTGTACCATGTTACAGTGAGTCTCGCAGTGAATCGATTTTAGTGAACAACATTCAACTGCTCAAGACAAAACttgcaaaaaaaagaaacgaTGATGAGCTTGAAGAAGCA TGGGTTGCATGTGACAAATGTAAACGCTGGCAGCACCAGATTTGTGCTCTTTTTAATGCCAAAAGGAATGATGAAGAAAAAGATGCTGAATATATTTGCCATAGTTGTTATATTCAAGAGATAGAAAATGGCATGCGCACACCTTTACCACAGAATACCATTCCTGGGGCAAAAGATCTGCAGAGGACAGTACTTAGCGATCATATTGAAGAGCGCCTTTTTCAACGCCTCAAAGAGGAGAGACAGAACAGGGCCAACAAATATGGGAAAAAATTCGATGAG GTTCCTGGAGCAGAAGGGCTTGTTGTCAGAGTTGTTTCATCAGTGGACAAGAAACTGGAAGTTAAACCACATTTTTTGGAGATTTTTCGAGAAGAGAATTACCCAGCAGAGTTTCCTTACAGGTCCAAG GCCATTCTTTTATTTCAGAGAATAGAAGGTGTGGAAGTATGCCTATTTGGCATGTATGTGCAAGAATTCGGAGCAGAATGTGCATTCCCAAACCAACGCTGGGTTTATTTGTCGTACCTTGATTCTGTCAAATACTTTAGACCTGAGATTGAAACTGTTTCTGGTGAAGCTTTACGGACGTTTGTCTACCATGAAATTCTG ATAGGTTATCTCCAGTATTGTAAGCAGCGGGGGTTCACCAGTTGTTACATATGGGCGTGCCCACCTTTCAAAGGTGAAGATTACATTATGTATTGCCATCCAGAGATTCAGAAGACACCAAAGTCCGACAAACTGCGAGAATG GTACTTATCTATGCTTCGGAAAGCTACTAATGAGGGTATAGTTGTTGAGCTGACCAATCTATACGAGCACTTTTTTAACCCCAAGACAGATTGCAAGGCTAAAGTGACCGCAGCTCGCTTGCCATATTTTGATGGTGATTATTGGCCTGGAGCTGCAGAAGATATAATCAACCAAATTTGCCTTCCAGAAGATGACAGAAATCTGCAGAAGAAGGGAAAGTTAAAGAAGACTATCACAAAAAGATCTTTGAAACTTGCTGGTATTACTGATTTAAGTGGGAATGCTTCGAAGGATGCTATGCTCATGCAAAAG CTCGGAGAAGCCATTTACCCAATGAAAGAAGATCTCATCACGGTCCATTTGCAATATTCTTGCCATCACTGCTGTATCCCTATGGTGTCCGGAAGACGTTGGGTCTGCAATCAATGCAAAAGCTTTTATATCTGTGACAA GTGTTATAATGTAGAAGAACAGCATGAAGAGAAGGAGAGGCACCCGAGTAATAGTACTGACTTCCATATATTGCATCCT GTTGAAATTGATGGGGTGCCTAAAGATACCAAGGACAGAGATGGCATCTTAGAAAGTGAATTTTTTGACACCAGGCAGGCATTCCTGAGTCTCTGTCAAGGAAACCATTATCAATATGATACCCTTCGCGGTGCAAAGCATTCCTCAATGATGGTGCTATACCATCTTCATAATCCAACTGAACCCGCTTTCGTTACCACATGTGATATCTGCAAGAACGATATCAGAACTGGTCAAGGATGGCGGTGCAAAGAATGCGATTATGATGAGTGTGCTGCTTGCTACAAACACAATGAAGGGGCCAATCATGTCCACAAGTTAACTAAGCATCCAGCAGGATCAGACATGGATGCTCAACAAAAGAAGAGTGTTGAAACG